The Thermodesulfobacteriota bacterium genome segment CAACAGGAAAACGGTGTGAATTCTATCAGGCTCCTTTATCTTCCTCGTTTAATAAAATGGGAATCCGGCGAAGAGACCCAGAATCAGCCGGTCTTGCCAGCCTCAAGAAGATTGGGAGAGAGCTGGGTTTATGACTAAATAGTTCACCCTGAAAAACGAGAAGTTTCCTTTGGAGCGAACATGAGCAGGATTTTTGGGGTACCCATCTTGACGAAGCGGAAGATAAGTCAGCCTTTGGCGGATTTGACCCGCCAGAGGCGGGGAGTTCCTGAAAATGCCTGAAGCAAGTCTAGGATGGGTCAAAAAACCTGCGCGGGAGAGCGGAAAAGGGAATTCTTCAGAGTGGACTAAATACAGATGAAAGGACTGAAAAATATGCCAAAGATTAAAAGGGCGTTGATAAGTGTCTCAGACAAAGAAGGGATTGGACAATTCGCCATGGGGCTAAATGGCATGGGAGTCGAAATACTATCTACAGGGGGGACAGCCTCTCTGCTGAAAGGGAATGGACTGCCCATAATATCTGTGTCTGATTATACCGGATTCCCGGAAATGTTAGATGGAAGGGTTAAAACCCTTCACCCAAAGATACACGGGGGGCTTCTCGGGCAGAGAAGCAATAAAGAACATTTGGACAAGATGAAAGAGCACGGGATTGAACCCATTGACATGGTAATAGTTAACCTCTATCCCTTCGAGGAAACAATAGCTAAAGAGGGATGTACCCTTTCCGAGGCTATTGAGAATATCGACATTGGGGGGCCTACCATGCTACGTTCTGCTGCCAAGAACTACACTGATGTTACTGTTATAGTTGATCCAGCAGACTACGACAGAGTGTTAAAAGAAATGAAAGAGAATGACGGGGTTGTATCGTTGGATACAAATTTCCGGTTGGCCAAAAAGGTTTTTCAGCTAACGGCAAGATACGACGGTGCCATTTCAAACTACCTGGGAAGCCTGGACAACAAAGAAAAAAGACATGGGTTCCCGGAGACTCTTACCTTACAATTCGGGAAGAGCCAGGGATTGCGCTATGGTGAAAACCCCCATCAAGAGGCTGCGTTTTACACAGAAAGAAGCATTAAAGAGCCATGTGTATCCAATGCTTCCCAGCTTCAGGGAAAAGAACTCTCCTTCAATAATATCATTGACCTGGATGCTGCCTTAGAGACAGTGAAAGAATTTCAGGAGATAGCGGCTGTAATCATTAAGCACACCAATCCCTGCGGCGTAGCAACATCTGAAAAATCCTTAGTAAATGCCTATTGCAAGGCAAGGGATTGTGACTTTACATCTGCCTTTGGGGGAATCGTCGGTCTTAACCGAAAGGTTGATATCAAGACAGCAGGCGAGATTACTGCCACATTTATTGAGGCAATCATAGCACCAGGATACGATGAGGATGCACTGGAAATATTAAAAGAGAAAAAAGACCTGAGGGTTCTCCTTGTTCCCAGCCTTGAAGGATACATTCAGGAAGGATACGACCTGAAAAAGGTTGTGGGGGGGCTTCTGGTACAGGATAGAGACCTGGGCATGGTAGACTTCAAATCTTTGAAGGTAGTCACTAAGAGAAACCCCGCAGAAGATGAACTTAAGGCTATGAGTTTTGCATGGAAGGTCTGTAAACATGTCAAATCCAATGCCATCGTATATTCCACCTCGGATCAGGTTGTTGGGATTGGTGCAGGACAGATGAGTAGGGTGGATTCTTCCAAGCTAGCTGTAATGAAGGCAATTTTACCCACAGAGGGAACTGTTTTGGCTTCAGATGCCATGTTCCCTTTTCGAGACGGTGTAGATGCTGCTGCGGAAGCAGGGGTAACAGCCATTATACAGCCCGGAGGCTCTATAAGGGATGAAGAGATAATCCAGGCAGCCAACGAACACAATATCGCCATGGTATTTACCATGATGAGGCATTTCAGGCATTAGTAAATCCTAAGGAAATGAAATGAAAATACTGGTAGTTGGATCCGGAGGCAGGGAACACGCTTTGGTCTGGAAGATCAACCAAAGTCCCAGAGTATCAAAGATATACTGTGCTCCCGGCAACGGAGGGATAAGCAAGCTTGCAGAGTGTGTTGACATTCAGGCTACAGATGTTCATTCTCTTTTAAAATTCGCAAAACAAGAAGAGGTCGGACTTACTGTTGTTGGTCCGGAGTTACCCTTAACCATGGGCATAGTCGATGAATTTGAGAAAGAAGGCCTCCGGATATTTGGCGCCAGTAAAAAATCGGCAGAGATTGAAGAGAGCAAGGCATTTGCCAAGGATCTGATGAAGAAATACGGGATACCCACAGCAGAATACCGCACATTCACCTCTAGAGACGAAGCAGTAGACTATATAAGAGAAAAAGGGGCCCCTCTTGTAATCAAGGCCGATGGACTGGCAGCGGGAAAGGGGGTTATCCCTGCCAAAACCATTGAAGAGGCTGTAGATGCCGTAGATCTTATTATAGTCAAAAAGGCATTCGGTGAGGCAGGCAAAAGGGTAGTAGTTGAGGATTTTTTAAGTGGTGAAGAGGCATCTTTTCTGGTCTTTACCGATGGTAAATATGTGATTCCCCTGCCATCTTCCCAGGATCATAAACCAATATTTGATGAAGATAAGGGACCAAATACAGGTGGCATGGGAGCTTACTCCCCTGTCCCTATCGTAACAGAGAGTTTACATAAACAGATAATGAAAGAAATAATTCAACCGACCATAAGTGGTATGGCTTCAGAAGGAAGGAAATATAAAGGGGTCTTATATGCAGGATTGATGATTACGAATGGCTGGGCAAAGGTTTTGGAGTTCAACGCCAGATTTGGTGACCCTGAAACACAACCCTTGCTTATGAGGATGAAGAGCGATATAATTCCTGTTTTGGAGGCCACCATAGATGGAAATCTCCCTAAGATAAAGGTTGAATGGGATGAGAGGGCTGCTGTTTGTGTGGTTATGACATCTGGGGGGTACCCGGGAAGTTATCAAAAAGGCTTTGACATCACTGGGTTAGAAGAGATATCAAAGATACCAGGTGTCGAAGTGTTTCATGCGGGAACGGTTATAAAAGATGGAAAGATAATTTCAGATGGCGGAAGGGTTCTGGGGGTAACTGCGTTAGAATATGGGATTAAAGATGCCATTGGTTTAGCTTACAGGGCAGTTAAGAATATTCACTGGGAAGGTGTGTATTATCGGCAGGATATTGGCAGGAAGGCTTTAAATTGTAAATAACGCAGCAAAAAGGAGGAAAAAATCTGGTGCGATGAAAGAAGATATGAGGGGGAAAAATCCGTTGGTTTCCATTGTTCTGGGCAGTGATTCCGATTTGCCTATTATGGAGGAAGCCAGAAAGGTTTTGGAAAATCTGGGCATAGAGTATGAGCTGACCATTTCTTCTGCCCATCGTTCTCCAGAGAGGACGGTGAAATACGCTAAATCTGCTATCAAAAAAGGGGTTGAGGTGATTATAGCCGCTGCTGGCGGGGCTGCACACTTAGCAGGGGTAATTGCTGCAGAGACGGTCTTACCGGTAATTGGTGTCCCTATTGATTCATCTTCTCTAAAGGGTTTAGACGCACTGCTCTCGACAGCCCAGATGCCCGGAGGTGTGCCTGTTGCTACCATGGCTATTGGAAAAGCAGGAGCAAAGAATGCAGCAATCCTCGCTGCTCAGATATTGGGTGTGAAGTACTCTAAAATTAGAGACGAGTTGAAGAGGTATAAAAGAGAACTGGCATTTGAAGTGGAAAAGAAGGCACAAAAGCTAGAAAACCAGGTAAGATAAAATCTCCTCTTTGCTAAGGGTTTTTTCAGTGTGAACTACCTAATCTTCTCATTGGGCAGAGTTATAGACACTACTTGCCCTGAATTTCCGAGCTTACCCAGGGCTTTTCCGTTATAGAAAAGATCAATTCCTCCAGCGTTCCCGATGAATAATTTGAGTGTATGAAGGGCATTCCATGTTAATTTTTCCCCTGGCTTCAGGATAACTTCAAAAGGCGGTTTATCATCGATTTGAACCCTTAACCAGGTTGTTTCAGAAGTTTTTGCCAGGAGGGTTTTTTCTCCCTCTTTTTGAGATTCGGCCTTTTTCTTCTCTGATATTAATGGTTCTCTCCCATCGGACAATGAGATAGTTGATCCAGGTTCTTTCGGCGGTTTATCCGCTGTTACCACCCTCTCCGCTGTCTCTTCGGGCAAAGGGAGCTGAACCATCGTTTCTTCAGGTGGCACAGGAGGTACCAGCGATGGTTTAGAAATAACATCTGTACGGGTTTTAATCTCCTCTTTTTTGTCGAGGTAAAGATAAAAAAACAGAAAAACAATTAAGATTATTGCTAATGGAGAAATGATAAGTAATCGTTTGGACAAAGGGGGTTTTTCTGGGGGGGGAGCAATCTCTTTGACCTTTTTCAGGTTATTTAAATAACTCTTATATTGCAGAACGACCTCGTCCTTATCCAATCCCACATAACTTGCATATGCCTTTAAGAATCCTATGACAAAAACTTCCGCAGGCAACTTGTCTGTGTCATCACTCTCTATAGCCTCCAGGAAGACCTTTCTTATCCTCGTAGCTGCTGAAATCTCTTCAAGGGAAACAGACCTTGATTCTCTCTTTTTCCTGAGATATTCTCCAAAAGAGTCCATGTTGCTCCAAATAATATCTGTTTATAAACTGCCCGGAGGCAATCTTTGTTTGACCAACTGTTTTTTAACACATATTAAAAATTCTTGCAATAAAAAGATTTTGATACAAATTTGAACATATCTCTCCTTCGGTGCAGACTTGTAGGGGTTCGATTTATCGAACCCGCAATGACGGGCGTCATAAATGCCGCCCCTACAAATACGTGAAAAGGAAATTCCTATACAACAAATTAATTTATCGCTTGATATAAGACATATTATCTGATATATTCCCACCCCATTATTAACTTACCTTAAATTCGATTTAATTCTTTCTCTTCCTGTGAGAAGAATTGTTGAATTTCCTAAAATTAGAAGGGAGAATTAGATGCTTTTCGACTCTATTTTGGGTTTGTTTTCCAATGATTTGGCTATTGATCTGGGCACAGCAAATACCCTTGTATACGTCAAAGGTAAAGGTATTGTCTTGAGCGAGCCATCAGTGGTTGCTGTCCGCAGTAATTATCCAGAAGGTATTAAAAAGGTTTTAGCAGTAGGGATGGAGGCAAAAAAAATGTTGGGGAGAACCCCCGGAAGCATCGTTGCCATTCGTCCAATGAAAGATGGTGTTATCGCTGACTTTGAGATTACAGAGGCAATGCTTAGATACTTTATAACAAAGATTCATAACCGCCGTGCGCTGGTAAGGCCTAGAATCATTATATGTGTTCCGTCTGGTATTACGCAGGTTGAAAAACGCGCTGTCAGAGAAACCGCTGAGTCTGCTGGTGCCAGAGAGGTCTACCTAATAGAGGAACCAATGGCAGCTGCGATCGGAGCAGGGTTGCCCGTTAGTGAACCTGCAGGAAATATGATTGTTGACATAGGAGGGGGGACCACCGAAGTTGCTGTAATTTCTTTGTCTGGCATTGTTTACAGTCAGTCCGTCCGCGTTGCTGGTGATAAGATGGATGATGCCATAGTTCAATATGTTAAAAGGAAGTACAATCTTTTAATAGGGGAAAGAACTGCCGAGTTAGTGAAGGTTACAATAGGTACGGCTTATCCCGACAAAGAGATAAAGACCATGGAAGTAAAGGGCAGAGATTTAGTAGACGGTATCCCTAAAATTTTGCAGATCGATTCCGAAGAGATTAGAAGCTCACTGGCGGAGCCTATCAATACCATAATCGAGGCTGTCAGAATAGCCCTTGAGAGAACCCCTCCAGAATTAGCCGCCGATATTGTAGACAAGGGGATTGTTTTGATCGGGGGAGGTGCTTTATTAAAAAACTTGGACATGCTTTTAAAAGAAGAAACCGGGCTTCCAATAATACGTGCCGATGATCCTCTGTCTGCTGTAGTTCTGGGCGCTGGAAAGGCTTTAGATGAGCTGCCTCTTTTAAAGGAGATAATGATCCGATCTTAGCATAAAAAATTTAATAAGGGGAACGATGCTTTCTATCTTCAGGAGATACCGAGTAATAGTAATCGCTGTCTCTCTTTGTATAGTTTCCATACTCCTTATCTCCCTAAATATTAAAGAAAGGAAGAAGCCCCATCTTTTTCAAAAGATTATTTTCGAGGTCTCTTCACCTTTTCAAAAGACAATTCAGTCAACTGTAGGGGGTGTAAAAACCCTGTGGGGCAATTATATCTTCCTTGTAAACCTTAAAAAAGAAAATACCGCTTTAAGCAAAACCATTAATGCCTTGAAAGAAGAGAACCTTCGTTTAAGGGAAGCGGCTATTGCCAACATGCGGTTAAGAAAACTCCTCCTCTTTAAAGATGAGTTCAGGAGCCCGATGGTTCCTGCAGAGGTAATTAGTGAGGATCCTTCCAGTTGGTTTAAAACCATCATTCTCGATAAGGGCAGCAAGGATGGTATTGAAAAAAAGATGGCGGTAGTAACCTCGGAGGGAATGGTTGGGCGTGTCATAGGGGTTTACAGGTCTGTCTCCAAGGTTCTGTTGTCAACAGATCACAGCAGCGCTATTGATGTTATGGTACAAAGGACCAGAGCTAAAGGAATCCTTGAAGGAATGGTAAATCAGACATGTCAGTTAAAGTATGTCTCTCGTGCCGATGATGTAAGAATAGGAGATGATATTATATCTTCTGGTTTAGGCGGAATATTCCCAAAAGGGCTGCTTCTAGGAAGGGTGAGCAAAATAAAAAAGGAAGGTTCTGGGTTGTTCCAATATATTGAGGTGACTCCCAGTGTAGACTTTACTAAACTTGAAGAGGTCTTCATAGTAGTCGGAGATAAATCCGCATTGACGAAATAAGTCAAAGTGGTTTTCTTTTCTTTATTACTCTCGAATCCTGGAATCCTCGAACCCTTGCGGCGCAAAAGATTAAAATGAAGTTTTCGCCTAAGGGCTAGGGTCCTTCTTCCATTCCCTAATGGGAATAATAAAGGTTAGGTATGGGGGGGTTTTTTGGCTTCTTATTGTTAGGAATAGTTTTTTTAAGCTTACAAACTACAATTTTGAACTTTTCCCCCCATATTCCCGTTAAGCCGGACCTTATTATAATAATGGTAGCCTATCTCGGGATATTTCAGGGGCCAGTGAGAGGTATATTTCTTGCTGCCATCTTGGGCTATCTTACGGATACTCTTTCTGGGGGAATAACAGGGTTGTTCACCTTTCTAAGGATTCTAACTTTCGTTCTAACAAAACTGGCATGTGAAAATCTTTATCTCAAAAGTGCCCTTTCTCAAACAATACTAATAATAATGCTGAGTATTATTGATGGAATCCTCTTGCTTTTAACCCTGTATGTATTCAGCTCTGTTGAGAATCTATGGATTTTTGTCGCAAGGGTTCTTCCTATTCAAGCTATCTTAACTGGTATATTCGGCCCGCTGATATTCTTAATATTGAACAAAACAGGATTATTGTTTGAGCCTCGATGAATAGCATGTTCTTTGAAGTCTCTATTTTGCCCATCTTTTATCCATCAAAGGGAAGAGAAAAAAGGTTCACCTTATAACTACAATCAGCAATGTTACTGTATGATAAAGACAATAAAAAAGAATTCGAAAAAAGGCTGTTTTTTTCTATTGTGTTCGCAATAGTTGCCTTTGTTATCATCCTCTCTAGACTATGGCACCTACAAATACTCCAAGGAAAAAAATTTAAAAGCCTTTCTGAAAATAACCGAATAAGAATTGTTAAAATACCCGCCCCAAGAGGGATTATATTCGACCGAAAGGGTAGGGTTCTGGTAGAGAACTACCCTTCCTTTGATCTATCCATAATACCCGAGGATGTTAATGGCCTAGAAAGGACAATAAAAGAACTAAGTGGCTTATTAAACGTAAAGGCTGAATTGTTTGAGGCGAAGTTAAAAGAGTCTCAGGGCAACCCTCCATTTAAGCCTATAAAGGTAAAAACGAACCTTGATTATAGAGAGGTGGCTATTGTTGAAACAAACAAACTGGATCTCCCTGGAATAACAATTGAAATAGAGCCCAAGCGTCTTTACATATTTGGCAAATTAGCAGCTCATCTTATTGGATACATGGGGAAAATCAGCGAGTCTCAATTGAAAACAAGGGTTTCGTCTGGATATAACATGGTGGACTTAATAGGAAAATACGGTATAGAGCATGATTATGAACCCGTTTTAAGGGGAAGTAACGGAGGAGCTCAGGTTGAAGTTGACGCTGTTGGGAGAAAAGTAAGGGTTTTACGTGAACTGGAACCAACTCCTGGTGAAAACATATTCTTAACTGTTGAATTAGACATTCAAAAACTTGCAGAAAAAGCTCTCTCTGATATGATAGGTACTGTTATAGTAATGGACCCAAATACTGGGGATATTCTTGCATTGGCTAGCAGTCCTTCCTTCAATCCAAATATGTTCTCTCCAGGAATCTCTTCGAAAGATTGGGAGGCTCTCGTAACTAATCCTTATAATCCGTTAGCAAACAAGGCTATTCAAGGACAATATCCGCCAGGTTCCGTATACAAGATTATTACCGCCATAGCAGGTCTTGAGGAGAAAGTTATTACGCCAGAAACCATCTTTTACTGTGACGGCTCCTACAGATTCGGCAGGCGACCATACAGGTGCTGGCAAAAGAAAGGACACGGGAGGGTTAATCTCCACCGGGCATTGGTGGAGTCTTGTGATGTTTACTTTTACCAGGTGGGACAAAGACTGGGAGTGGACAGAATAGCATATTATTCCTCTTTGTTTGGTCTTGGCAAACCAACTAGTATTTCTCGCACAAACGAAAAACGGGGGCTGATCCCAACACGCTTATGGAAATTAGAAACTCTAAAATCTCCCTGGCGAGAAAGCGAAACCTTGTCTACAGCAATTGGACAGGGTTTTGTTCTGGTTACACCCCTTCAAATCTTAAATTTAATATCCTCCATAGCTAACGGAGGCGTACTGTATCGCCCACAGATAGTAAAAAAAATCGGGTCCCCGGGAGGAAACATTATCAAGGAATTCTTTCCCGAAAAGATGAAAAAAATTCACGTTGCTGACAACAGTATTAATTTAATAAAAGATGCTCTTTGGGGAGTGGTTAATGAACGCCTCGGCACTGGATGGAGGGCCAGAATAGAAGGGGCTAATGTTGCGGGAAAGACAGGAACCGCCCAAGTAGTAGGATTGCCAACGGGGGTGGATGAGTTAAAAAAATTTGTTCCTTTTGAGCACAGAGACCATGCCTGGTTTGCCGCTTTTGCCCCAAAAGACAGACCCAAAATGGCTATTGTGGTGCTACTGGAACATGGAGGGCATGGGGGTAATAAGGCTGCACAAATTGCCGGGGACATTATAAAAGGAGCCCTTAAAATTCTAAATGACGACGATTCCTCTTTTTAAGGTAAAAAATTCTTTATGAAATTTGATCGAAGGTTAGTCTTAAATTTTGACTGGTTTCTTCTTTTTATAACGATACTTATTGCTACTATTGGAGTAGTTAACATCTATAGTGCAACTTTTGCCGTAAAAGAACCTGATGGAATGCCTGTCTATCTAAAACAGATATGCTGGATTCTTGTGGGAATCTTTGCAATGTTTCTCTCTTTCTGTGTAGATTACCGTTTGTTGGAACGCTCTGCCTATCCTTTGTTTGTAGTGGCTGTCTTATTGCTAATCTTGGTAATTCCTTTTGGCAAAAGTGTTGCCGGATCAAGAAGATGGCTTCAACTTGGGGTTTTTTCACTACAACCGTCGGAGTTTCTTAAAATCGCTCTAATATTTATACTATCAAAGTACTTTAATAAATATCATGGTTATAGCCCGGGGGCAATTCGTGGTTTTCTTGTTCCCTTTCTTATTCTGGCATTACCGGTTATCCTTGTTCTTCTTCAACCAGATTTAGGAACAGCTCTTATTATTATATTGATCTTTCTATCTCTCTTATTGTTCAATGGAATAAAGATAAAAAATATTCTAATAATGTCCTCGGTTTTTTTAGCAGGGCTTCCTCTGTTTTGGCACTGTTTAAAAAATTATCAAAAAATGAGAATATTAACCTTTATTAATCCGGATCTCGATCCCCTAGGTTCTGGCTATCATATAATTCAATCAAAGATTGCTATAGGTTCCGGGGCATTTTGGGGAAAGGGATTTTTAAAAGGAACCCAAAGCCAGTTACTTTTCCTTCCTGAACAACATACTGATTTTGTTTTCTCGGTTTTTGCAGAAGAATGGGGGTTTGTCGGGGCTCTTATTGTAGTGTTTCTATATTTACTTGTTGTGCTTTGGGGCTTACGAATAGCTGCTCATTCAAGAGAGGATTTTTGTGCCTTTTTGACCTTTGGCATAGCCTCTATGTTCTTCTGGCAGATATTCATTAATATAGGCATGTCTGTGGGTATTATACCCGTTGTTGGCGTTCCATTACCTCTTATG includes the following:
- the purH gene encoding bifunctional phosphoribosylaminoimidazolecarboxamide formyltransferase/IMP cyclohydrolase, whose translation is MPKIKRALISVSDKEGIGQFAMGLNGMGVEILSTGGTASLLKGNGLPIISVSDYTGFPEMLDGRVKTLHPKIHGGLLGQRSNKEHLDKMKEHGIEPIDMVIVNLYPFEETIAKEGCTLSEAIENIDIGGPTMLRSAAKNYTDVTVIVDPADYDRVLKEMKENDGVVSLDTNFRLAKKVFQLTARYDGAISNYLGSLDNKEKRHGFPETLTLQFGKSQGLRYGENPHQEAAFYTERSIKEPCVSNASQLQGKELSFNNIIDLDAALETVKEFQEIAAVIIKHTNPCGVATSEKSLVNAYCKARDCDFTSAFGGIVGLNRKVDIKTAGEITATFIEAIIAPGYDEDALEILKEKKDLRVLLVPSLEGYIQEGYDLKKVVGGLLVQDRDLGMVDFKSLKVVTKRNPAEDELKAMSFAWKVCKHVKSNAIVYSTSDQVVGIGAGQMSRVDSSKLAVMKAILPTEGTVLASDAMFPFRDGVDAAAEAGVTAIIQPGGSIRDEEIIQAANEHNIAMVFTMMRHFRH
- the purD gene encoding phosphoribosylamine--glycine ligase, which encodes MKILVVGSGGREHALVWKINQSPRVSKIYCAPGNGGISKLAECVDIQATDVHSLLKFAKQEEVGLTVVGPELPLTMGIVDEFEKEGLRIFGASKKSAEIEESKAFAKDLMKKYGIPTAEYRTFTSRDEAVDYIREKGAPLVIKADGLAAGKGVIPAKTIEEAVDAVDLIIVKKAFGEAGKRVVVEDFLSGEEASFLVFTDGKYVIPLPSSQDHKPIFDEDKGPNTGGMGAYSPVPIVTESLHKQIMKEIIQPTISGMASEGRKYKGVLYAGLMITNGWAKVLEFNARFGDPETQPLLMRMKSDIIPVLEATIDGNLPKIKVEWDERAAVCVVMTSGGYPGSYQKGFDITGLEEISKIPGVEVFHAGTVIKDGKIISDGGRVLGVTALEYGIKDAIGLAYRAVKNIHWEGVYYRQDIGRKALNCK
- the purE gene encoding 5-(carboxyamino)imidazole ribonucleotide mutase, which gives rise to MKEDMRGKNPLVSIVLGSDSDLPIMEEARKVLENLGIEYELTISSAHRSPERTVKYAKSAIKKGVEVIIAAAGGAAHLAGVIAAETVLPVIGVPIDSSSLKGLDALLSTAQMPGGVPVATMAIGKAGAKNAAILAAQILGVKYSKIRDELKRYKRELAFEVEKKAQKLENQVR
- a CDS encoding RodZ domain-containing protein, which codes for MDSFGEYLRKKRESRSVSLEEISAATRIRKVFLEAIESDDTDKLPAEVFVIGFLKAYASYVGLDKDEVVLQYKSYLNNLKKVKEIAPPPEKPPLSKRLLIISPLAIILIVFLFFYLYLDKKEEIKTRTDVISKPSLVPPVPPEETMVQLPLPEETAERVVTADKPPKEPGSTISLSDGREPLISEKKKAESQKEGEKTLLAKTSETTWLRVQIDDKPPFEVILKPGEKLTWNALHTLKLFIGNAGGIDLFYNGKALGKLGNSGQVVSITLPNEKIR
- a CDS encoding rod shape-determining protein; amino-acid sequence: MLFDSILGLFSNDLAIDLGTANTLVYVKGKGIVLSEPSVVAVRSNYPEGIKKVLAVGMEAKKMLGRTPGSIVAIRPMKDGVIADFEITEAMLRYFITKIHNRRALVRPRIIICVPSGITQVEKRAVRETAESAGAREVYLIEEPMAAAIGAGLPVSEPAGNMIVDIGGGTTEVAVISLSGIVYSQSVRVAGDKMDDAIVQYVKRKYNLLIGERTAELVKVTIGTAYPDKEIKTMEVKGRDLVDGIPKILQIDSEEIRSSLAEPINTIIEAVRIALERTPPELAADIVDKGIVLIGGGALLKNLDMLLKEETGLPIIRADDPLSAVVLGAGKALDELPLLKEIMIRS
- the mreC gene encoding rod shape-determining protein MreC, giving the protein MLSIFRRYRVIVIAVSLCIVSILLISLNIKERKKPHLFQKIIFEVSSPFQKTIQSTVGGVKTLWGNYIFLVNLKKENTALSKTINALKEENLRLREAAIANMRLRKLLLFKDEFRSPMVPAEVISEDPSSWFKTIILDKGSKDGIEKKMAVVTSEGMVGRVIGVYRSVSKVLLSTDHSSAIDVMVQRTRAKGILEGMVNQTCQLKYVSRADDVRIGDDIISSGLGGIFPKGLLLGRVSKIKKEGSGLFQYIEVTPSVDFTKLEEVFIVVGDKSALTK
- the mreD gene encoding rod shape-determining protein MreD, producing MGGFFGFLLLGIVFLSLQTTILNFSPHIPVKPDLIIIMVAYLGIFQGPVRGIFLAAILGYLTDTLSGGITGLFTFLRILTFVLTKLACENLYLKSALSQTILIIMLSIIDGILLLLTLYVFSSVENLWIFVARVLPIQAILTGIFGPLIFLILNKTGLLFEPR
- the mrdA gene encoding penicillin-binding protein 2, encoding MLLYDKDNKKEFEKRLFFSIVFAIVAFVIILSRLWHLQILQGKKFKSLSENNRIRIVKIPAPRGIIFDRKGRVLVENYPSFDLSIIPEDVNGLERTIKELSGLLNVKAELFEAKLKESQGNPPFKPIKVKTNLDYREVAIVETNKLDLPGITIEIEPKRLYIFGKLAAHLIGYMGKISESQLKTRVSSGYNMVDLIGKYGIEHDYEPVLRGSNGGAQVEVDAVGRKVRVLRELEPTPGENIFLTVELDIQKLAEKALSDMIGTVIVMDPNTGDILALASSPSFNPNMFSPGISSKDWEALVTNPYNPLANKAIQGQYPPGSVYKIITAIAGLEEKVITPETIFYCDGSYRFGRRPYRCWQKKGHGRVNLHRALVESCDVYFYQVGQRLGVDRIAYYSSLFGLGKPTSISRTNEKRGLIPTRLWKLETLKSPWRESETLSTAIGQGFVLVTPLQILNLISSIANGGVLYRPQIVKKIGSPGGNIIKEFFPEKMKKIHVADNSINLIKDALWGVVNERLGTGWRARIEGANVAGKTGTAQVVGLPTGVDELKKFVPFEHRDHAWFAAFAPKDRPKMAIVVLLEHGGHGGNKAAQIAGDIIKGALKILNDDDSSF
- the rodA gene encoding rod shape-determining protein RodA, translated to MKFDRRLVLNFDWFLLFITILIATIGVVNIYSATFAVKEPDGMPVYLKQICWILVGIFAMFLSFCVDYRLLERSAYPLFVVAVLLLILVIPFGKSVAGSRRWLQLGVFSLQPSEFLKIALIFILSKYFNKYHGYSPGAIRGFLVPFLILALPVILVLLQPDLGTALIIILIFLSLLLFNGIKIKNILIMSSVFLAGLPLFWHCLKNYQKMRILTFINPDLDPLGSGYHIIQSKIAIGSGAFWGKGFLKGTQSQLLFLPEQHTDFVFSVFAEEWGFVGALIVVFLYLLVVLWGLRIAAHSREDFCAFLTFGIASMFFWQIFINIGMSVGIIPVVGVPLPLMSYGGSSTISFLLGIGILINISTRRFLF